GGCCCATGCCGAAGCCGATTTCCAGCGAGCGCGGCGCCGAACGGCCGAACACCTGGTCGAAGTCCACCGGCGCGTCGGCCAGCGGCAGCACGTACAGCGGCGCGCCCTGCTCCAGGCCGCGCTGCTGGCCTTCGGTCATGCGCCCGGCGCGCATCACGAAACTCTTGATGCGGCGGTGTTGGCGCTCGTCGCCGGCTTCCGGCTGGATTGGCGTGTCGTTTGATTCAGTCATCAATGGCTCTTACTTGATCAGACCATCCAGCGGCGAGGAGGCGCTGGCATAGAGTTTCTTCGGCATGCGGCCGGCGAGGTACGCCAGGCGGCCTGCCACGATGGCGTGCTTCATGGCCTCGGCCATCAGCACCGGTTGTTGCGCGTGAGCGATGGCCGAGTTCATCAGCACCGCCTCGCAGCCCAGCTCCATGGCGATGGTGGCATCGGAGGCGGTGCCGACACCGGCATCCACCAGCACCGGGACCTTGGCTTCTTCGAGGATAATCTGCAGGTTGTACGGGTTGCAGATCCCCAGGCCAGTACCGATCAGGCCGGCCAGCGGCATGACCGCGATGCAGCCCATTTCCGCCAGCTGGCGGGCGATGATCGGGTCGTCGCTGGTGTACACCATCACGTCGAAACCTTCCTTGACCAGCACTTCGGCGGCCTTGAGGGTTTCCAGCACGTTGGGGAACAGGGTCTTCTGGTCGGCCAGCACTTCCAGCTTCACCAGGTTGTGGCCGTCGAGCAGCTCACGGGCCAGGCGGCAGGTGCGCACGGCCTCGACCGCGTCATAGCAACCGGCGGTGTTCGGCAGGATGGTGTAGCGATCCGGCGGCAGGATATCCAGCAGGTTCGGCTCGCCGGGGTTCTGGCCGATGTTGGTCCGGCGCACGGCGACGGTGACGATCTCGGCACCCGAGGCTTCGATGGCCAGGCGGGTTTCTTCCATGTCACGGTACTTGCCGGTCCCTACCAGCAAGCGCGACTGGTAGGTACGGCCAGCCAGGACGAAGGGCTTGTCGCTGCGAACGTTGCTCATCGGAAATCCTCTGTTGGGGTGAGGTTCTTGCAGAATTCTGTAGGGTTCCACGCCGAGAAACCCGGGAGGCGCCGCCAGGAACCGACGCCAGGCGATCCATTACGGGCGGCAAATGCGCATTCCGGGCCGGCTTGGCCTGCCGCGGGGCTCTTACCCTGGGCGGCTAGCCGCCGCCGATGGCATGCACCACTTCAACCTGATCGCCCTCGTTGAGGGTGGTCTCGGCGTGCAGGCTGCGCGGGACGATATCCAGGTTGAGCTCCACTGCGATCCGGCGTCCGGTCAGGTCCAGACGGGTCAGCAGGGCCGCAACGGTCTCGCCGTCGGGCAGTTCATAGGATTCGCCGTTCAACTGAATGCGCATGCCGGATGCCGCCATCATTTTTAGGGGCCAGCATTCTAGCCCGATCATGACCTAAAGGTCAGCTACAAGCGTCAAGCGGTCAGTTGCAGGCGCCAGGCGGCAAGACCGAGCAAAAACCAGCCGACCAGGAACGCCAGGCCGCCCAGCGGGGTGATGATGCCCAGCTTGCCGATGCCGGTCAGGGTCAGGAGGTAGAGGCTGCCGGAAAACAGCAGGATCCCCAGGGCGAACGAGGCACCGGCCCAGTTCACCAGGCGGCCGGGAATCTGCGTGGCCAGCAACGCCACCCCCAGCAGCGCCAGGGTATGGATCAGCTGGTAGGTAACGCCGGTGTGGAAAATCGCCAGGTAGTCGGCGCTCAGGCGGTTTTTCAGGCCATGGGCGGCAAAAGCCCCCAGGGCAACGCCGGTAAAGCCGAAAAAGGCGGCCAGCATCAGGAAGCCACGCAGCATGAGGAACTCCAGTCAGAATCAGCGAGCGGGTCTGTATAATGGCGCGCTCAACGGGTTCGGCCAAGCCATCTCTATGCTGCGTTTACTTCTTCGTCGCGTCTCTAAAGTCCTGCTCTGGTTCGCTGTGGGCAGCGTCTTGCTGGTATTGCTGCTGCGGATCGTGCCGCCCCCGGGAACGGCCCTGATGGTCGAACGCAAGATCGAGTCCTGGGTCGACGGCGAGCCCATCGA
This portion of the Pseudomonas sp. MRSN 12121 genome encodes:
- a CDS encoding DUF423 domain-containing protein, with translation MLRGFLMLAAFFGFTGVALGAFAAHGLKNRLSADYLAIFHTGVTYQLIHTLALLGVALLATQIPGRLVNWAGASFALGILLFSGSLYLLTLTGIGKLGIITPLGGLAFLVGWFLLGLAAWRLQLTA
- the thiS gene encoding sulfur carrier protein ThiS, with the protein product MRIQLNGESYELPDGETVAALLTRLDLTGRRIAVELNLDIVPRSLHAETTLNEGDQVEVVHAIGGG
- a CDS encoding thiazole synthase — translated: MSNVRSDKPFVLAGRTYQSRLLVGTGKYRDMEETRLAIEASGAEIVTVAVRRTNIGQNPGEPNLLDILPPDRYTILPNTAGCYDAVEAVRTCRLARELLDGHNLVKLEVLADQKTLFPNVLETLKAAEVLVKEGFDVMVYTSDDPIIARQLAEMGCIAVMPLAGLIGTGLGICNPYNLQIILEEAKVPVLVDAGVGTASDATIAMELGCEAVLMNSAIAHAQQPVLMAEAMKHAIVAGRLAYLAGRMPKKLYASASSPLDGLIK